The following are encoded in a window of Sutcliffiella horikoshii genomic DNA:
- a CDS encoding YcxB family protein encodes MEEKKEVVSVSGVISKEIFKKFLGYHIQSLNKILLTVLLLGFFLYTWLILDLGWVFALITALILWGIIKLMLTIVMNFRSAKEYKSDKLMQNEVFLTISEDGIQQKRRKAEAFWEWDDILSIHEQKEMFLFYVSKNKAVLLPKSFMVNHEMNKLRKIIHNNALTQKVKLLEETV; translated from the coding sequence TTGGAAGAAAAGAAAGAAGTAGTTTCTGTAAGTGGAGTAATTAGTAAGGAGATTTTCAAGAAATTCTTGGGCTATCATATTCAGTCGTTGAACAAGATATTGCTGACTGTCTTGTTATTGGGCTTCTTTTTGTATACTTGGCTAATCCTTGATTTAGGATGGGTTTTTGCCTTGATTACTGCCCTCATCCTGTGGGGTATCATTAAACTAATGCTAACAATTGTAATGAATTTTCGTTCTGCAAAAGAATACAAAAGTGACAAGCTGATGCAAAATGAGGTCTTTTTGACAATCAGTGAGGATGGTATCCAGCAGAAACGACGGAAAGCGGAAGCGTTTTGGGAGTGGGATGATATCCTTTCCATTCATGAACAGAAGGAAATGTTCCTATTCTATGTTTCGAAAAATAAGGCGGTCTTGTTGCCGAAAAGCTTTATGGTCAACCATGAGATGAATAAGCTGAGAAAAATTATACATAATAACGCATTGACTCAGAAAGTGAAATTGTTAGAGGAAACGGTGTAG
- a CDS encoding sigma-70 family RNA polymerase sigma factor — translation MNENERARLLEKVMLEYGDQLARLAYSYVKEEEIAKDIVQNTFFKCYSKITSFRHESTLKTWLYRITINECKDYLKSWAYKRSRMMEIYQGNRSSAMSSEEEALKKWEMGRVKSSIFTLPPKYREIIFLYYYDEMTMEEIAELLGVPISTVKSRITRGRERLKQEVERREIYEQ, via the coding sequence GTGAACGAAAACGAGAGAGCGCGATTATTAGAGAAGGTTATGCTGGAGTATGGCGATCAGTTGGCAAGACTTGCTTATTCTTATGTGAAAGAAGAGGAGATTGCAAAAGACATTGTGCAAAATACATTTTTCAAGTGTTATTCAAAAATAACAAGCTTCAGACATGAGTCTACTCTGAAAACATGGCTTTACAGGATTACCATCAATGAATGTAAGGATTATCTAAAGAGTTGGGCCTATAAAAGGTCAAGAATGATGGAGATTTATCAAGGGAATAGAAGTAGCGCCATGTCATCGGAAGAAGAGGCGTTGAAGAAGTGGGAAATGGGTAGGGTGAAAAGCTCAATATTTACATTGCCACCAAAATACCGTGAAATTATTTTCTTATATTATTATGATGAAATGACGATGGAGGAAATTGCTGAACTACTAGGTGTGCCAATTAGTACTGTTAAGAGCAGGATAACGAGAGGAAGAGAGAGGTTAAAGCAGGAAGTGGAAAGGAGAGAAATCTATGAACAATAA
- a CDS encoding DinB family protein produces the protein MELFQSQYDWIKRTRETLFQYCEGISQPDYVKELESFGGDSIRNLHVHIATCFHFWLGTHGLGKTVDNTEPEDIKTVKDMRELFRKTDELVEEFLLKYEGNWEHTIPYTFKSGETSDFSTLWLFTHTTTHEFHHKGQIVKIGRQLGYTPPDTDLIAPEVNTCQI, from the coding sequence ATGGAGTTATTTCAAAGTCAGTACGATTGGATCAAACGAACAAGGGAGACGTTATTTCAGTATTGTGAAGGTATATCACAACCAGACTATGTCAAGGAATTGGAGAGTTTCGGCGGGGATTCCATCCGAAATCTTCACGTACATATTGCCACCTGCTTTCATTTTTGGCTGGGGACGCATGGTCTTGGAAAAACAGTCGATAATACAGAACCGGAAGATATCAAAACTGTTAAAGATATGAGAGAACTTTTCCGAAAAACAGACGAGCTTGTTGAGGAATTTTTGCTGAAATATGAAGGCAATTGGGAGCATACCATTCCATACACATTCAAAAGCGGTGAAACATCGGACTTCAGCACACTTTGGCTTTTCACACACACCACCACCCATGAATTTCACCATAAAGGGCAGATTGTAAAAATTGGCCGCCAGCTAGGTTACACTCCGCCGGATACGGATTTGATCGCGCCGGAGGTAAACACATGTCAAATTTAA
- a CDS encoding manganese catalase family protein translates to MFFHMKELQYEAKPDKPDPIFAARLQEILGGQFGEISVAVQYLFQGWGTRRHDKYRDLLMDTGTEELAHIEMLATMIARLLDNAPVKAQEEAAQNNPVMAAIMGGMNPQHAIVSGLGALPVNSVGVPWTGGYVIASGNLLADFRANLNAETQGRLQAVRLYEQTTDRGVRDMLSFLIARDRMHQNQWLAAIQELEAQEGVIVPSTFPTTKEKSEVSHTFIALSEGEESSKGNWASGPAPDGLANFQYLSMPGAWGGKPILSPAPPALHDTPPSVK, encoded by the coding sequence TTGTTTTTTCATATGAAGGAATTACAATATGAAGCAAAGCCGGATAAGCCTGATCCCATATTTGCCGCAAGGTTGCAGGAAATTTTGGGAGGGCAGTTTGGAGAGATTTCAGTTGCTGTACAATACTTGTTTCAAGGGTGGGGTACAAGGAGGCATGATAAGTACCGTGATTTATTAATGGATACTGGGACAGAAGAGCTTGCCCATATTGAAATGCTTGCCACAATGATTGCACGACTGCTCGATAATGCACCGGTAAAAGCTCAGGAAGAAGCGGCTCAAAATAATCCTGTAATGGCTGCAATTATGGGTGGGATGAACCCGCAACATGCTATTGTCTCAGGACTTGGAGCTTTACCTGTCAATAGTGTTGGTGTACCGTGGACCGGAGGATATGTCATTGCCAGTGGGAATCTGCTCGCCGACTTTAGGGCAAACCTAAACGCCGAAACACAAGGGCGTCTGCAGGCAGTCAGATTATATGAACAGACGACAGACCGTGGAGTAAGAGATATGTTGTCGTTCCTCATTGCCAGAGATAGAATGCACCAAAATCAGTGGCTGGCAGCGATTCAAGAATTAGAAGCACAAGAAGGAGTAATCGTTCCAAGTACATTCCCTACGACAAAGGAAAAATCGGAAGTTTCACATACGTTTATTGCTTTATCGGAAGGAGAAGAAAGCAGCAAAGGCAATTGGGCAAGTGGCCCTGCGCCGGATGGTTTAGCAAATTTCCAATACTTAAGTATGCCAGGTGCATGGGGTGGCAAACCAATACTTAGTCCTGCACCTCCAGCGTTGCATGATACACCGCCCTCTGTAAAATAA
- a CDS encoding GNAT family N-acetyltransferase yields MGETRVRLELVESSGRLKYLPYLIMADESETVVKEYIAEGQMFVIILGGGMVGGVALFVEELADVVELKNIALDPQFRGLGLGKQVIDLSFEIFREQGFRKMMVGTANSSIANLAFYQKAGFRMAEIRKDFFLKYPEPIFEDGIQAVDMVVFERVLQ; encoded by the coding sequence ATGGGAGAGACGAGAGTACGATTAGAGTTGGTTGAGAGTTCGGGTCGCTTGAAGTACTTGCCGTATTTGATAATGGCGGATGAGAGCGAGACCGTGGTGAAGGAGTATATTGCGGAGGGGCAAATGTTTGTGATTATTTTGGGAGGCGGCATGGTGGGTGGTGTGGCCTTGTTTGTAGAAGAGTTGGCAGATGTGGTTGAGCTGAAAAACATCGCGTTGGATCCACAGTTTCGCGGGCTCGGACTAGGGAAGCAGGTCATTGATTTGTCTTTCGAGATTTTCAGAGAACAGGGTTTCCGCAAAATGATGGTCGGCACCGCCAACTCCAGCATTGCCAACCTTGCATTCTATCAGAAAGCTGGATTTAGAATGGCGGAAATAAGGAAGGATTTCTTTTTGAAGTATCCGGAACCGATATTTGAGGATGGGATTCAGGCGGTGGATATGGTGGTGTTTGAGCGGGTGTTGCAGTAG
- a CDS encoding AAA family ATPase, whose translation MTRNVYIISGPCGVGKSTITKGLACKLKKAVLIEGDLISAMFVGEEQPAWEEKLSIVWQNLSSLTKSFLLNGYDVVIDYVVEDELEWFCKELHQTRLDIILHYYVLRADPDALVERITKRGDTGMIPRSLELLHQLENKEKNAPHLYDTTNKEPNVIIEEIANNITRYSS comes from the coding sequence ATGACGAGGAACGTTTATATCATTTCCGGGCCGTGCGGTGTTGGGAAATCGACCATTACAAAGGGATTGGCCTGCAAATTAAAGAAAGCGGTTTTGATTGAGGGGGATCTCATCAGCGCTATGTTTGTTGGTGAGGAGCAACCTGCTTGGGAAGAGAAGCTCTCCATCGTCTGGCAGAACTTAAGCAGCCTGACCAAGAGTTTTCTGCTGAATGGCTATGATGTTGTAATCGATTATGTGGTGGAGGATGAGTTGGAATGGTTTTGCAAGGAACTCCATCAGACACGTTTGGATATAATACTTCACTACTATGTCCTGCGCGCCGACCCTGATGCCCTTGTGGAACGAATAACCAAACGAGGAGACACCGGTATGATTCCGCGATCTTTGGAGCTTCTCCATCAGCTGGAAAATAAAGAGAAAAACGCGCCTCATTTGTATGATACGACCAATAAGGAACCGAATGTCATTATAGAAGAAATCGCGAATAACATTACGCGTTATTCTTCTTGA
- the ptsG gene encoding glucose-specific PTS transporter subunit IIBC: MKKLFGVLQKVGKALMLPVALLPAAGILLALGAALKEENLLELMPFLGADWLQLVASVMDAAGGIVFSNLPVLFAVGVAVGLAGGEGVAALAAIIGYLIMNATMGVVLGVDDGMLDDPAYANVLGINTLQSGVFGGVIVGILGAFMYNKYYNIELPSYLGFFAGKRFVPIATAASAVVLGILMSFVWPPIQGGLNTLSESMINTNLTLSAFIFGVIERALIPFGLHHIFYSPFWFEFGSYTNEAGNIVRGDQAMFFAQLRDGVEPTAGTFMTGKFPFMMFGLPAAALAIYHTARPEKKKVVGGIMASAALTSFLTGITEPIEFSFLFVAPVLFAIHTVFAGLSFMVMHILDVKIGMTFSGGVIDYLLFGVVPNRTAWWLVIPVGLVFSVIYYFGFRFAITKFNLATPGREDVDEDEDGASPTTAGDLPHDVLEAMGGKQNISHLDACITRLRVSVNEISMVDKARLKKLGASGVLEVGNNIQAIFGPKSDTLKSQIKDIMDGKTPRPAKTDSNKEIEQQIEEINPDAMQTKSTEGGFIAPIKGEIKPLDDVPDQVFSGKMMGDGFAIEPSEGLVVSPVDGKIVNLFPTKHAIGIESNEGHEILIHVGIDTVNLKGEGFEALVAQGDSVTKGQELLKFDLDFIGKNAPSLMTPIVFTNLKDDEKVKLNKQGEVSLKEEGIVEISKG, from the coding sequence TTGAAGAAGTTATTTGGTGTGTTGCAGAAAGTCGGGAAGGCGTTAATGCTTCCGGTGGCGCTCCTACCGGCGGCGGGGATTTTGCTTGCACTTGGAGCTGCGTTGAAAGAGGAAAATTTGTTAGAGTTGATGCCGTTCCTTGGTGCGGATTGGCTTCAGTTAGTGGCAAGCGTGATGGATGCTGCCGGGGGTATTGTATTTAGTAACCTCCCTGTACTTTTTGCTGTTGGGGTTGCAGTTGGACTAGCCGGTGGTGAAGGGGTTGCTGCACTGGCGGCAATCATTGGTTACCTCATCATGAATGCGACCATGGGTGTTGTGCTTGGCGTGGATGACGGGATGCTTGATGATCCGGCATACGCGAATGTGCTTGGGATTAACACGCTTCAGAGTGGAGTTTTCGGCGGGGTCATCGTCGGAATCCTCGGGGCTTTTATGTACAACAAGTACTACAATATCGAGCTTCCATCCTATCTTGGATTCTTTGCGGGTAAGCGATTCGTTCCGATTGCAACAGCTGCCTCTGCAGTTGTGCTTGGAATCCTGATGTCCTTTGTATGGCCGCCCATTCAAGGCGGATTGAACACCCTTTCAGAAAGTATGATTAACACAAACTTAACGTTATCTGCCTTTATTTTCGGTGTGATTGAACGTGCTTTAATTCCATTCGGACTACACCATATTTTCTACTCACCTTTCTGGTTTGAGTTCGGCTCCTATACGAACGAAGCCGGAAACATTGTCCGTGGGGACCAGGCTATGTTCTTTGCGCAGCTTCGTGATGGGGTCGAACCTACTGCCGGTACATTCATGACAGGTAAATTCCCGTTTATGATGTTTGGACTTCCTGCTGCGGCGCTCGCGATCTACCACACGGCGCGTCCTGAAAAGAAAAAAGTGGTTGGCGGAATCATGGCGTCTGCTGCCCTTACCTCATTTTTAACAGGTATAACGGAACCAATTGAGTTCTCGTTCTTGTTTGTCGCACCAGTGTTATTTGCGATTCACACTGTGTTTGCTGGACTTTCGTTCATGGTGATGCATATTTTAGATGTGAAAATAGGGATGACCTTCTCCGGTGGGGTCATCGACTACCTGCTGTTCGGGGTTGTGCCAAACCGAACCGCTTGGTGGCTGGTGATACCTGTTGGGCTTGTGTTCTCGGTGATTTACTATTTCGGTTTCCGTTTTGCTATCACAAAATTCAACCTTGCAACACCAGGTCGTGAGGATGTGGACGAGGATGAAGACGGAGCCTCTCCAACAACAGCAGGCGACCTCCCACATGATGTATTGGAGGCCATGGGTGGCAAACAGAACATCTCCCATTTAGATGCTTGTATCACAAGACTTCGCGTGTCGGTGAACGAAATTTCAATGGTCGATAAAGCTCGCTTGAAAAAACTTGGTGCCTCTGGCGTTTTAGAAGTCGGCAACAATATCCAAGCAATTTTTGGTCCAAAATCAGATACGCTAAAATCACAAATCAAGGACATTATGGATGGCAAAACTCCTCGTCCTGCTAAAACCGACTCCAACAAAGAAATTGAGCAGCAAATTGAAGAGATCAATCCAGATGCGATGCAGACCAAATCAACTGAAGGCGGATTTATCGCTCCTATCAAAGGAGAAATCAAACCGCTAGACGATGTGCCAGATCAAGTTTTCTCCGGAAAAATGATGGGGGATGGATTTGCGATTGAACCTTCAGAAGGACTTGTCGTCTCTCCTGTTGACGGAAAAATAGTCAACCTGTTCCCAACCAAGCATGCGATTGGGATTGAGTCCAATGAAGGACATGAAATTCTGATCCACGTAGGTATTGATACCGTCAATTTAAAAGGGGAAGGATTTGAAGCATTAGTTGCCCAAGGTGATTCCGTAACGAAGGGGCAAGAACTTCTAAAGTTTGATTTGGACTTCATTGGGAAGAATGCTCCTTCATTGATGACACCGATTGTGTTCACCAACTTGAAGGATGATGAAAAGGTGAAGTTGAACAAGCAAGGTGAAGTATCTTTAAAAGAAGAAGGAATTGTGGAGATATCTAAAGGTTAG
- a CDS encoding ABC transporter permease, which translates to MRKNTALWTGGFFLILLILVAAFGSSFSYVKEGLEGKRLIFPEAGGIVSAPFPPSADFPLGSDHEGRNMVSLLVMGAKDTLLLIFLITSIRYVVGVVLGAIASLGGRVISNFLNVWDQIFSSMPVIFFAILAFNLPLLIYAENRFWIVIFSIALVEVGRVGVTIRDQLIHVKNKPYVDAARTVGLSNFGIAKNHFLPTLLPTMLVNFCFDIGRVALIIGQLGIFSIFITMQFVEVPPGGMYDLVNTSFNWPTILGDARKDIYTAVWIPAAAAFAIMYVILTFNILGEGLRRHFSRFGM; encoded by the coding sequence ATGCGGAAAAATACAGCGCTTTGGACCGGAGGATTTTTTCTAATTCTGTTAATTCTAGTGGCTGCATTCGGATCCTCTTTCTCCTATGTAAAAGAGGGATTAGAAGGCAAACGATTGATCTTTCCAGAGGCTGGGGGTATTGTTTCAGCACCTTTCCCTCCATCAGCAGACTTTCCGCTGGGCTCTGACCATGAAGGCAGAAACATGGTAAGTCTTCTTGTCATGGGTGCAAAAGATACATTGTTGCTTATTTTTTTAATTACTAGCATTCGTTATGTTGTAGGTGTAGTCCTTGGTGCAATTGCATCGCTCGGGGGACGTGTTATCTCCAATTTCCTTAACGTGTGGGATCAGATTTTTTCTAGTATGCCAGTCATTTTCTTTGCCATTTTAGCGTTTAATCTACCACTTTTGATTTATGCAGAAAATAGGTTCTGGATTGTTATTTTCAGCATAGCATTGGTGGAAGTGGGACGTGTTGGCGTGACAATTCGGGATCAATTGATTCATGTGAAAAATAAACCGTATGTTGATGCGGCTCGCACGGTTGGGTTATCGAATTTTGGCATTGCCAAGAATCACTTCTTGCCAACGTTACTGCCAACCATGTTGGTTAATTTTTGCTTTGATATCGGAAGAGTGGCGCTGATTATCGGCCAGCTTGGGATCTTCTCGATTTTTATTACGATGCAATTTGTGGAAGTTCCGCCTGGTGGTATGTATGACCTAGTCAATACAAGCTTCAACTGGCCGACGATTTTAGGAGACGCCCGCAAAGATATTTACACAGCTGTGTGGATTCCAGCCGCTGCAGCGTTTGCGATTATGTATGTTATTTTGACTTTCAATATTTTAGGTGAGGGATTGAGAAGGCACTTTAGCCGGTTTGGGATGTGA
- a CDS encoding LCP family protein, which translates to MNNKEKDTFFEGFDRVEFSADDRKKVFEKLHTRKNKKFSFFRFKPVVLTSFLGVATVFLLMVLLSFPSEEKQDNLNSASTKHIQTGVLLVTDENFRASLNIVYSYNTNLKTLNVLSVPRDLYVPIFNGEGKEIGRDKMLHAYAYGGQEGVKKTLLNFFQIRDDAFSVLTEDEFTKFIDQIGGITMESGGKVLGGEEVLTSLSIRDLLTENEEKEHYELLSAVLGVMSEEPIELDVLEGIPEAVEINTINIAEKASAEKMEGIYYYKLEGEELEEVISSLKQ; encoded by the coding sequence ATGAACAATAAGGAGAAAGATACGTTTTTCGAGGGCTTTGACCGAGTGGAGTTTAGCGCTGATGATAGAAAGAAAGTTTTCGAAAAGCTTCATACCAGAAAGAATAAAAAGTTTTCTTTTTTTCGATTTAAGCCTGTTGTGCTTACCTCTTTCCTTGGAGTTGCAACCGTATTTTTATTAATGGTTTTGTTGTCTTTTCCTAGCGAAGAGAAACAGGATAACCTTAATAGCGCATCCACTAAACATATACAGACAGGGGTTCTTTTAGTAACAGATGAGAATTTTAGAGCCTCATTAAATATTGTTTATTCCTATAATACGAATTTGAAAACTTTAAATGTGCTGTCTGTTCCAAGAGATCTTTATGTACCTATTTTTAATGGGGAAGGTAAAGAAATAGGACGGGATAAAATGTTACATGCCTATGCGTATGGGGGACAGGAGGGAGTTAAAAAAACGCTACTAAATTTCTTTCAGATTAGAGATGATGCATTTTCAGTGTTAACGGAAGATGAGTTTACAAAGTTTATTGATCAAATTGGCGGAATTACGATGGAGTCAGGTGGAAAAGTATTAGGAGGAGAAGAAGTGTTAACCTCCCTTTCGATAAGAGATCTATTAACGGAGAACGAGGAAAAGGAACATTATGAACTATTATCAGCTGTATTAGGGGTTATGTCGGAAGAACCGATTGAATTAGATGTTTTAGAGGGGATTCCGGAAGCAGTAGAAATAAATACAATCAATATTGCGGAGAAAGCAAGTGCAGAAAAAATGGAGGGGATCTATTATTACAAATTAGAAGGGGAAGAGTTGGAGGAAGTGATAAGTAGTTTGAAGCAATAG
- a CDS encoding SDR family oxidoreductase: MNRIAVVTGASRLKGIGAAVCRELAKAGHPIFFTYWTPYDEEMPWGSEAREPQLLKEELERFGVSVGMMELDLTSVEAADVLFQNVREDLGEPSILVNNAAYSTNDDYSKITAEDLDKHYLVNIRATVLLSSRFAQQFTFGSGGRIVNLTSGQFRGPMPGELSYATTKGAIDAMTITLAAEVGKLGITVNAINPGPTDTGWMTEDIKLGLSGMFPSGRVGLPSDVARTIKFLVSEEAEWVTGQIIHSEGGFRR, translated from the coding sequence ATGAATAGAATTGCAGTAGTAACTGGCGCGAGTCGTTTAAAAGGAATTGGAGCAGCGGTGTGCAGGGAGTTGGCAAAAGCGGGACACCCTATATTTTTTACGTACTGGACGCCTTATGATGAGGAGATGCCGTGGGGTTCTGAAGCTAGAGAACCGCAACTTTTAAAAGAAGAGCTGGAGAGATTTGGCGTGTCAGTGGGCATGATGGAGCTTGACCTCACAAGTGTGGAAGCGGCTGATGTGTTGTTTCAAAATGTGAGGGAGGACCTTGGTGAGCCTAGTATTCTGGTGAATAACGCGGCCTACTCCACCAATGATGATTATAGCAAGATAACAGCGGAGGATCTGGATAAGCACTATCTTGTAAACATCCGGGCTACTGTGCTGTTGAGCAGTAGATTTGCTCAGCAGTTCACCTTTGGCAGCGGTGGACGGATTGTTAATCTCACATCCGGTCAATTTCGTGGGCCGATGCCAGGCGAGCTGTCGTATGCGACGACAAAAGGTGCGATTGACGCCATGACGATAACGTTAGCGGCAGAGGTTGGCAAGCTTGGAATCACAGTCAATGCAATTAACCCGGGTCCGACTGACACAGGGTGGATGACAGAGGACATTAAGCTAGGTCTTTCTGGCATGTTCCCATCCGGACGTGTAGGGTTGCCAAGTGATGTGGCACGGACCATAAAGTTTCTTGTCAGTGAAGAAGCAGAGTGGGTGACAGGACAGATTATCCATTCAGAAGGTGGATTTAGGAGGTAG
- a CDS encoding DUF2200 domain-containing protein gives MEKHKIYTMSFASVYPHYVTKAEKKGRTKEEVDEIIRWLTGYSQDELGMVLEKKTDFETFFEEAPQMNPSRNLVKGVVCGVRVENIEEPTMREIRYLDKLIDELAKGKKMEKILRA, from the coding sequence ATGGAAAAGCACAAAATCTATACGATGAGTTTTGCAAGTGTATACCCCCATTACGTTACAAAGGCAGAGAAAAAAGGCAGAACAAAAGAAGAAGTCGATGAAATCATTCGCTGGTTGACAGGCTATAGCCAAGATGAGTTAGGAATGGTGCTAGAAAAGAAAACAGACTTCGAAACCTTCTTTGAGGAAGCGCCCCAAATGAACCCTTCCCGGAACCTGGTTAAAGGGGTCGTTTGCGGAGTACGAGTTGAAAACATCGAAGAACCCACCATGCGAGAAATCCGTTACCTTGATAAACTCATAGATGAACTAGCAAAAGGAAAAAAGATGGAGAAAATCTTGCGGGCTTAG
- a CDS encoding ABC transporter permease: MELKKESIKLSVSVILALIFTILLIFFPRGGYYGEIPMSLEDGAFQGFQLSLFFEVYKSNIVQFFQHIWEHQSLGGTMFSQTSVEKELIRYYPKSLLIIMIGFVVSIIFGVLKGIFDYRNTYTKKNLLGNGTTWLFQSIPDFFVVIIAFYLAFYYLPMGMIFSNKNWYSFAAPALLVSIYPTMYVARMTCVSLLNQDGQDYIRTAFAKGFKARQVINRHIMRNSALDLIAHLPTIMMVVISNMLMVEYLTGYAGAGNRMFVALGGRQNTVGFGTSDIEAGLVFGFALCFIATVLVVHIVKMIMLTKLSQKGA, translated from the coding sequence ATGGAACTAAAGAAAGAATCAATTAAGTTGTCTGTTTCCGTTATTTTAGCTTTAATTTTCACTATTTTGCTCATTTTTTTCCCAAGAGGGGGGTACTATGGGGAAATCCCTATGAGTCTAGAAGATGGTGCATTTCAAGGGTTTCAACTTTCTCTGTTTTTTGAAGTGTACAAATCAAACATCGTACAGTTCTTTCAGCATATATGGGAGCACCAGAGTCTCGGCGGAACAATGTTCTCGCAGACTTCGGTGGAAAAAGAACTAATCCGATACTATCCGAAGAGTTTGCTAATCATAATGATTGGATTTGTGGTCAGCATAATTTTCGGCGTATTAAAGGGGATCTTTGATTATCGCAATACATACACGAAAAAGAATCTGCTTGGGAACGGAACGACGTGGCTTTTTCAGTCGATTCCTGACTTTTTCGTCGTGATTATCGCTTTTTATCTAGCATTCTATTATTTGCCGATGGGGATGATCTTCAGTAATAAAAACTGGTACAGCTTTGCCGCGCCGGCCTTGCTGGTTTCCATTTATCCAACGATGTACGTCGCGCGTATGACATGTGTGTCGCTCCTGAATCAAGATGGTCAGGACTATATCCGAACGGCTTTTGCGAAAGGATTTAAAGCCAGGCAGGTTATTAACCGTCATATAATGAGGAACAGCGCGCTTGATTTAATTGCCCACCTGCCGACCATCATGATGGTGGTGATCTCGAATATGCTGATGGTGGAGTACTTGACCGGCTATGCTGGGGCAGGGAATCGGATGTTTGTGGCATTAGGTGGACGACAGAACACAGTTGGATTCGGCACTTCCGACATTGAAGCGGGACTGGTTTTTGGGTTCGCGCTTTGTTTTATAGCAACCGTGCTGGTTGTTCATATTGTAAAAATGATTATGCTGACAAAGCTCAGCCAGAAGGGAGCGTAG
- a CDS encoding DUF4190 domain-containing protein: MNESVSHSETGKLNSNAILSLVLGIISIVCCVISFLSMLFAVPGFVLAVIGLNEIHKTDQSGRGYAKAGLVCSLVGIILPLIIILISLLIFESTDFIMDVS, encoded by the coding sequence ATGAATGAATCTGTTTCACATTCCGAGACGGGAAAGCTTAATAGTAATGCTATTCTTTCTTTAGTACTTGGTATCATATCGATAGTATGTTGTGTTATTAGTTTTTTAAGCATGCTTTTTGCAGTTCCAGGATTTGTCCTTGCTGTGATTGGGTTGAATGAGATTCACAAAACGGATCAATCGGGTCGAGGTTATGCAAAGGCAGGATTAGTTTGTAGCTTGGTCGGAATCATTCTGCCTCTCATAATAATTTTAATTAGCCTATTAATCTTTGAGTCGACGGATTTCATTATGGACGTGAGTTAA